The Pungitius pungitius chromosome 15, fPunPun2.1, whole genome shotgun sequence nucleotide sequence ATTAAAGAATGGACCTTTGTCCCCGAACTCTTTAGTCAAGCGTGTTCAATCACTTTGAGAGCCGTGACTCATTGATTCCACTTGAGGGTTTGTAATGCTCTCTAAAAGAAAAGCCTGTTCTCCCACTCAGACAGCatgataataatacattatgATATTGGGATAGTAACACTACGAGGTCTGCTCGTCATGTGACCCTATGAAGAAAGTCATGTCATATCAAGAGTggcattgatgtttttattaacaAACCTGAGGAGGAAACACGGTGCAGGTTATGTATTGTCCAGTAACACGTTTACAGGGTTTTGTTAAGTAGCAACAAATGAATACtattataaaaacacaatataatACAGATAACAataaattagaaaataaaaagaaaacataaccATGCATCAACATGTAGCTATGTGCAAATAACACTGCTTGTGTACAATGGCttgctgtttgtgttgctgtgatcCCTCAGGTCCGTATGAAACAACACATGGCGTTAAAGAAGAGCTCTACACACGTGCAGTCCATCTAACATTTGAAGAACAGTTACAACATGCTAGCATATGTCCGACCTAGTGTTATTGTGGTTGGATACGCACAATGCACCAGGTGGACCGAAAATAAAATAGCTTAGAACTTCTAGGGAATAATTAGGGCTTCGTGAGGGTTGTCCTGGGAAGGTGTTTTTACAATTGAAGTAGGGTTGCAACCACGTATCAATGAAATCGATAAAAATCGATCAATTTGAAATGTTGGCAAGCAAAGACGTGAGCGAGCATTGCACACACACTTAATGCTGTCATGTACAGTAATCGATTATCACAATAATCGTTAGTTACAACCCTAAATTGAAGGTTTTTGTTTGGGCTTCAACACAAGTTCACCAGTGGGAAAACACCCTAGATGATGAGGATCACTAACAATGTGCCCATTTACAGTGACATGGAGAAAAGACCGCTATGAACCTGGTGGTGCATGTGAGTGAGACCCTGTAGGTTAGCATGGAGACAGAGTGATAGAGGAACATTTGGCTAAGGATTGTTGTTCAGAGGATTTGAAAAGGCGTTCATCAATAAACGCAAAACTGACCACCATAAGGAGCCTGTAGCCAGTGTGTAAGGAAGACTCCTACTGGTATATAAAGGGAAAGATTGAAACGAGCAATGAAAGGGAGCTGTAGTTTAAGTACTACCTCGTTCCAAATGTTTAAGTCCTCATCAGTGGTGTGAAGGGCTCTGTGTGAGGACGTGTACTAGCAGTGGACACGCGGCAGGTCATGTGGAATGGGTCTAAGAGGTCAGCTGGTCCTGGGGGGCCTATGAGTACTGGTAGAAGGGCTGCTCATCAGGTCTGAAGCCGTAGGCCGTAGATGGGCGGGTTGACGAGCTGGTCTGGTCGAAGACATCGCTGCCATCTCTGGAGAACATGAGAGGAGCACGGTGTGGACAAGGTGTCCTACTGACATCTGAGATATGACTTCAGAAAGAAATACTATACTACTGTTCATCAAAACGTCTCTAATGACTCTAATCAACTAACATTTCTATAATCATCATCAACTATATCCTGTTTATAagatgagaaaaagaaattcTATTCTATTGATAAAAAATCTCTGTCATTAATAATGATTTAATGATGTATTAAATGCCGCTCTTCATTCAAGTTTCACACtgaaacgtccccccccccccatttcaacGTGGATAACACTGAGTTACATTGATCTCCTGGTTGCATATTGTTACTGAATCATAACTTTAACCATTCTTAAGCTTGAGAAAAATATGCTATTAAATGATCAGGGTCACACCGTACACAGCTTTTGGTTGAAGAATTATGAACTGACGTCTCTTTTTTCGCACCAGTAAATTTACAGTTGAAACATTCATGAAGTTGAATTACTCCCCAAAGGAAGACCAATAAAACAGGAAAGATACAGGTTGAGATAACTCACCCTGGAAGGTGCAAGTCTCCGTTCTGAGTGTGGAGGTCATTGAAGAAGTCTGGACTCACTGAACCGTCTCCTGGAGTGATTCCATCTGAAGAGTCAAACACACCAGGATGAACTCAGTAgtaaattattatatttcttttttttcctcttttcccctCAGTGTTTTGGGGGAGTTCTCCCTGTGCCCATGTGGATGCTTAGACACAGATGAtgctgcatgtgtacagacctcAGCTTGAAAAAGGCTTCGGTGTTGGTAAATACGTTCAATGAAAATAACCCGTGTACTTCCACGTGGTTTCTCCTGTGGTCTGCTACAGGGTTGATTTTGGCCACTGAGAACACAGCTGCTGGACGTGCACAGACACTGGGTGCTGATCACCTGTCACTTGTAGTGTCAAACGTCATGTAAATGTTATGAAACCAGCGCATTGACCGGCTGTGCTACTGGCACGGGCCTTGTACCTGCACTGTAGAACAGATCCGTCCTGTCGTCATTATCGTAGAGATAGGGCTCGGACTCGTCAGCTTGCCGACTCTCCACCATCTCCAACCACTGGTTGTTATGGAAACGGAACTTCTCCGACTGAATTTTTCTCCCCCACTCCTCATCGTACTCCTGGAAGACGAAGGAAAAGATGGAGAACAACCGACTGGCATGGACAGAAGGGTGTGTGTCCTCACTAAGGAAATGATGGCATTTAGAGGATTCAGGAAATGTCACTCCTCTTTGCAATCAAACTGATGTACTGGATGAGACTGAGACGACCTGTTCCTACTGCCACATGGCAGAACTGATCTGCTACCTGCAGCAGCACATCATCTCTGTTCAGCCTACTGGAGGAGGAAAAATACTGATATCATATCAAACCACGTTTCACTACGCCGACTCAACAAGTCCTCCAGCAGGGATGGAAGATGGCACTTATTTCCTATCCACTCATTACTCACCATGAGGTCCAAACTATTTAAAGTAGTTGATTGCATGTTAGAGAGACAGCATCACAGGGGGGACATTATTATACATCCCACAACGACTTCTATTACCAGCATGTCCCTTTGTGTCTGTCTACACCGAAAGTGCGCCTCAGTCTGTTACaaaccacttgtgtcaactttcaactatcccaagaccaactgacaactttttactctgtTAATTCTGTgctttttcccataaaatgagaatacgaagcgtagccgctaaaccggaagtacgttgattttcacagtaagaatcgacgtctgtaatgacagcggttaccagggtaacaagaggagaaaagttgattaacggatataaatgaataatcctggtctgacgggatgtgttagcagcagcaggtgactacactcgctgctcttggctctgatatttattgtctgttttttattgtgttgcttcagtgagcagagacagtttaaggagacgtaaacgtgttcacatctccaccagcaggtggcacAATACGTGGATTCAAACCATAGATAGATCACATTGAACtgtccatgttatttgtctaggttacatatgttgaACTCGCGCCCGTCCAGTGCAGTGCGGACGTCCCCCCGTCAGccaaccgtcggtcggaccgcaaGCGCCCTACGGCTGGTTGAGAAGAGGAGCCTCTGAAGAGCcattaaaagacaaaagatgCCACCACTACACCCTGTTTGTACTGCTGCTGTCTGGAGAGAAGTATCGGCTGGTTAAACACACCCTGCACCCTGCTGTGCTTTGTGACCTCGTGTGGTGTATGAAAAAACAGGTACTGCCCGGGCCTAATGGGTCAGTTCAGATCTTTGCCTTGAGTGCATCAGCACAGCGTTTACTTACTGCAATGATATCGAGGGTGTTGTCACACACTTTTCTGATCTCAGCGTTCTTGTCATGCATCAGATCTATGAGGTAGGCTGGAGCCTCTGCAGAAAGCTTTAAGGAAGACACTCTTGAACAGGGTTGTTATTCATGTGTAACTGTGGGTGGACAGAGTACACCGTGGGAAGGATACGGGTATCCTTGATGATGACGTCCCGCGTAGCTTGGTGAAACACCATCTGATAGAAGACATAGACGATCTGACACACAAACTCATCGTCCTCCTGTTGGGCTGCGTTCAACACACAGAAGAACATTTGGCTCATTAAACAGTCTCCTTAGAGAGCACGTCGTCtccactcgtgtgtgtgtgtgtgtgtgtgtgttaccgttTAGGAGCTCGATGAGAGCAGGAATAATGCCCGACTTTGCCAACATGGCAGCACAGGCGTCGTCCATGGAAACTGTTCCAATCATAATCACCACCTCCAGTATGAGGTCATCCTCCGCTGAGCctgaaatgcacacaaacaattaTATCTTTATTAAAAAGGTAGAATAGGCTAAATAGATCCCTCTCAATCTCTCCTGTGCGTgctggtgtgtctgtgtgcttgaCATGTCACGTGATGAATCGTCTCAGGTaggttctctctctttttaatgaCAATTAGAGGCGCATAATGCCGTATATTGAAGCTTTTTTAGCCTTTCAAAAGTCACTGCAGTAAGAAAAGCCTTTCGTTCTCCAGCTGGCCCCAAACAATGAACATTGATGAGTTCTAGTTATAAAAGATGAACAAAATCCACTACAGTCGTAATAACAATGATCATGTGATAACAGTAACTtgtgaagtgaaataaaacGGGATGGAAACATACAAATGAGGAAAATGACATTAACATCCGTACACTGCAGCCAATGATGCAAGTGATTACTTTGCATAGTGTGGCTACATAGATGCAGCGGGGGGCCGTCAGGTCCTTCTCAGCCTTCTCTGCTGGTCTAAACAGAATCacaatgtttgtttaaaaactCTTGTATCATTGAATTCTCCCATCATCTCCCATGTCTCTCTGTAAGAGAGGCCCACGGTCCTCTAGAAGACTTTGGTCTATGTCTGTAAGAGCAGATTGGTATTTGTTATTGATCAGTGTGTCACACTATATATGGTAGGAACCTTTGGGGCCTCGACAGGTGTTTCTGATGGGACTAAGAACCAACAGTTCGTTGTGGTACGCAGTCAAATAAATTGTAATCCTGGGTGCTGTAATTGGATGGATGAGCTCTCCCTGATGCAAATAAATGGACATAAGTGCATATCAACCACGGGCAAGTGAACTCTTATTTATCCCTCGAGGCAACGGCAGCGCGTCAACTAAAGTTTCCGATCAAAACGCCTCAGTAGCTTAAAGCATAGGCTTGGCTCCTACAATGTCTATGGGGACAATATTGTCGATTGTCACAGTCTTCAACCATTCAGATCTTCAGTTTGACATGTTGGGCGTATTTGTTGAAGTGTGAGTATCGAGGTAGCCTCATAAGTACGTGTGCATCAACGTACGGCGTAGCAGTAAGGATTGTGTCAGAGTTCAGAGAgctattgcacgaaacccggataagggattaagtcgggctatccaggttatactggaggaatttagctccgacttggttgcacgaaagcaggttgaattaaacccggccaagtaaccacggcgatttattctttgaagctagcctgctccagaccaggctaagaggcAGGCTAAGAtgaatcctgcagcctcatgtgtgAAATCAGCTTCCGCTTTGCCCCGAAACAAACgagtttaacagttattccgaTGTTTTCTGAATgcgttctgatttatttttattaacatgcatcacttgtcactagtgctgtcaccagtttggttttaaactttTGCAGTTGTTAAGTTCGGTGGTCCGAAACTTTTACCTCACGGACCGTTTTCACAATATTTCGCGTAAGAAGGTCCGACGGATTATAAACACGTCGAAATGCTgcgcgcggcgtcttctccatttctgcatcagtaaatctgtgatcgatagcgtggtctacttaagaaagccgtggacgtgcacttatccaGATATGTGCACCTGGATCGActcagcgcctccttctcagcgcgactcggcaaacgtgcaaccgattaaggcGCGAcgagcaggtcacactaagtcaagcggcgctttatcacttagccccggtttctttattctacttttgtgcaataccccccagaATGCGCTCTGTGTGTAAATAGAACTGCTTCTGTTTTTAGATCTGCAGTAGCTATTGATTTGTCTacgttttgttttcattatgttGTTAATATTGTTCCCTCTGATGTAAATAACGATTGAATGATCCTTGCTGATAACTTTTAGTCCTACTTTGTTGTAGAGACGTGTACGTGCAGTTCAGCTGTGCTCTGAAACTCCTCCCCAGTATAACTGAGGGATAATCCTCACGTGTATTCTCTAGATGGAATCAGTACCTGGTTTGAGTCGGTCTTTGAGGTAGGGTACCAGGTTGTACTCCTTCAGCACCAACTCCCAGTCCAGGTCAGGGATGGTGAGGTTGGCCAGCGTCCCGAGACACTCCAGAacccactcctcctcttcctctgcacgGATCTCAGCAGCCAGGTCTCCAACATAGTCCTGACCCGtgcacacagaaataaaagaccACTGCTCCTGCTTCACTCCTTCCACTGATGCTTATAACAACACGGACAAGAATGGTTTTTATTGCGTATAGCTCACGATGAACAAGGATTTGATTTGTCCGTCATGCTGAGAGAGGTTTCTGATCATCTTCATCAGAAGGCAGTCCTTCATCTTTAGAGCTCTCTTCATAAGCATCTTCAACCCATTTCCTACAAAGAAATCACAGAGCAATCAAACTAggtctcacacactcacacacaacgtGTACTGCCATCACCCTAAAaagttattcatcttttttctttgaatcaAATTCCTCTGATGAATTTAGCAGGAGAGCACACACAGTAGTGAGGATCGCAGTGAACATGTTGTTACAGATTATTCAATTACAATCGATTTTAATGGATTTCTTCTGTGTGTTTAGACATTTGGACTTTTAGACCATGCTTATTGTAAAATGATTGGAACAATCCACCACCACTGGAATCTAAGCTTAAAAAAGTATAAATGAGATCTACTCGTGGAAAATGTGTGAGCCATTATCTGTCCATAAAATCAGCTTCATAATCTGTACATTATAGGACTTTCTCTGTCCCCCACGCCCCCATAAAATACTTAGTGGGGGTAAAAAGGCAGAGATTGCAGCTGATAAGACGTACCTTCACACATGAGCTGTGCGTTCCTCTTGTTGGCAGCCAGGTTGATGCAGATGGAGATGAGCTCAGCTTCAGTTTCCTCCTCACCGAGCTCATACAGCATTTGCATtagctacacaaacacacaaacattaccTCTAGAAGGCCATATAGACATGCAAGTGCACAGTTCATATTTGCAGTATACTGTATTTGCTATATTAACACCAGCCCAGGTGGCCAGATTGCGCAAACACAGCGTGCTGCAGCAACAGAGGCAACGTGGGATGGTAACAAGGGGAAATACGGATGGAGGCGGCTTAGAGCCCAGAGAGATTGTAAGATGGATTTGCTCCGCATTCTGTTCTACATTGAATACATGCATGTACTTGGAGTCCTTCATGTCTCCCCCAGGTGAGAGCGAATGAAACCACAATCAACTATCTTATCACTTTTATGAAACTGAATTCCTTTCTGTTTAATGCTGGTAgttcttttatttcattccCTAAACACAGGCTTAACGAGTGTTTCTAGAAGTGAATTTCCTACCTGAGGGATGCAGTCAGTGTAAACAAACATGCCCTTAAAGCGGTCGTCAATGCTGATGTGATACAAGATACGCATGGCAACCTGTCGGTTGTTCTCATCACCTGCATGGGAACAAACAGACCCAAACATCAAGGACGAAATCCCCAGACTCACACAGTAGGATGCATACAGACAGTGAATCAGGCATATGGGAGCGTTACCCAACAAGGCCGTTAATTTAGGTAACAGTCCAACTTCCACCATCTTGGCTCGGAGGCCAGAGTCAAAGGAGAGGTTGAGCAGCAGACGCAGAGTGAGGTTCAACAGGTCTTCATGGTCACAGGGAAGCAGGCGAGCCAGGCGCTCCACAGTGTCCACCTCAGCCTGGAAATCACAAACACGCAGCGTCAGCCTCCTCAAAGGCATGAGGAGTGAACCAGGAGCTGCTGTTCAGCAACCAcaagtagtagcagtagtagcagcagcagaagcagaagcagtaGCAGAaacagtagtagcagtagtagcagtagcagcagcagtagcagtattagcagtagcagcagtagtagtagcagcaggagtagcagtagcagtattagcagtagcagtattagcagtagcagcagtagtagtagcagcaggagtagcagtagcagtattagcagtagcagtattagtagcagcagtagtagtagcagcaggagtagcagtagcagtagcagcaggagtagtagcagaagcagcagtagtagcagtagcagtagtagaaacagtagtagcagtagcagcagcagcaaaagcagtagcagcagcagcagcagcagtagtagtagcagcaggagtagcagtagcagtattagcagtagcagtagcagcaggagtagcagtagcagtattAGCAGTAGCGGtattagcagtagcagtagtagcagcaggagtagcagtagcagtattagcagtagcagtagtagcagtagcagcaggagtagcagtagcagtattagcagtagcagtagcagcaggagtagcagtagcagtattagcagtagcagtagtagcagtagcagcaggagtagcagtagcagtattagcagtagcagtagtagcagtagtagcagtagcagcagtagtagcagtagcagcagtagtagcagtagtagcagtagcagaagcagcagtagtagcagtagtagaaacagtagtagcagtagcagcagcagcagaagcagtagcagcagcagcagcagcagtagtagtagcagcaggagtagcagtagcagtattagcagtagcagtagcagcaggagtagcagtagcagtattagcagtagcagtagcagtattagcagtagcagtagtagcagcaggagtagcagtagcagtattagcagtagcagtagtagcagtagcagcaggagtagcagtagcagtattagcagtagcagtagcagcaggAGTAGCAGtattagcagtagcagtagtagcagtagcagcaggagtagcagtagcagtattagcagtagcagtagtagcagtagtagcagtagcagcagtagtagcagtagcagcagtagtagcagtagtagcagtagtagtagcagtagtagcagtagcagcagcagcagaagcagtatttgcagtagcagtagcagtagtagcagtaggagcagcagcagaagcagtattagcagtagcagtagcagtagtagcagtagtagcagcagcagtagcagcagcagtagcagtagtagtagtagcagtagcagtattagcagtagtagcagtagtagcagtagcagtagtagcagcagcagtagcagtcCCTCCTTGCTGCGTGACGGGCGGATTCTAAAGGACACTTTTGCTCACCATGTCGTTCT carries:
- the LOC119209325 gene encoding kinesin-associated protein 3-like; this encodes MQGDARYLKRKVTAGSLDVHPTEKALVVHYEVEASILGQGGGHMLGDRKEGQKIIRVKSLSPSTDVGALAKKVVEECKLIPPSRLPQVEQLLYYLQNRKSSPVEGKGEKKEKRTVRPRELTPFEGMELDEEASITRVEEYIELLYEGIPEKIRGSGLILQLARNPDNLEELLHNEAALGALARVLREDWKQSVELATIIIYIFFCFSSFSQFHSVVSHYKIGALCMSVVEHELKRYDVWREELRKKNKACESAPENGSLRRDQDKAVRKYHSLLSKQEQLLRVSLYLLLNLAEDTRTELKMRNKNIVVLLVKVLERDDEELLVLVVSFLKKLSVFLENKNDMAEVDTVERLARLLPCDHEDLLNLTLRLLLNLSFDSGLRAKMVEVGLLPKLTALLGDENNRQVAMRILYHISIDDRFKGMFVYTDCIPQLMQMLYELGEEETEAELISICINLAANKRNAQLMCEGNGLKMLMKRALKMKDCLLMKMIRNLSQHDGQIKSLFIDYVGDLAAEIRAEEEEEWVLECLGTLANLTIPDLDWELVLKEYNLVPYLKDRLKPGSAEDDLILEVVIMIGTVSMDDACAAMLAKSGIIPALIELLNAQQEDDEFVCQIVYVFYQMVFHQATRDVIIKDTQAPAYLIDLMHDKNAEIRKVCDNTLDIIAEYDEEWGRKIQSEKFRFHNNQWLEMVESRQADESEPYLYDNDDRTDLFYSADGITPGDGSVSPDFFNDLHTQNGDLHLPGDGSDVFDQTSSSTRPSTAYGFRPDEQPFYQYS